In a genomic window of Kwoniella mangroviensis CBS 8507 chromosome 2, whole genome shotgun sequence:
- a CDS encoding phenylalanine-tRNA ligase, alpha subunit, which yields MSTQSPESIQTLVLQTLSANGSIPDSRELIVDGRALNTPEDQGAVRGVLDSLQSKEMIEYKQITTTSFTLTEEGKTINENGSHEIRVWKVLPVKGQGEPVTVQELQKLVGPDVAKVGQSRAFKNKWIAKDGAGFVRAVEAPSDETADQLREINEKGDHAGGESVTKELQKRKLIQPKKHIHYSVTKGSKFSTEVKQLETDLTADMLQSGAWKDSSFKQYNFAATGQPTDGGALHPLLKVREEFRNIFFDMGFTEMPTNRFVESAFWNFDAMFVPQQHPAREMQDTFYVKDPVKALQPDPEYYERVRKIHEEGGYGSIGYRAPFSREEGEKLVLRTHTTAVSTAMLYELANQKGGFKPAKMYSIDRVFRNETADATHLAEFHQVEGVVADYNITLGNLIAFMQEFFAKTGNHKLRFKPAYNPYTEPSMEVFSWHEGLGKWIEIANSGIFRPEMLEPMGLPKGVRVLGWGMSLERPTMIKYKISDIRTLVGHKTDLDQVKKRPAVRLEKGDD from the exons ATGTCAACTCAATCACCCGAATCCATCCAAACCCTGGTCCTCCAGACACTTTCCGCCAATGGTTCTATCCCAGACTCGAGAGAACTGATCGTCGATGGGAGAGCGTTGAATACGCCCGAGGATCAAGGGGCTGTGAGAGGTGTTCTGGATAGCTTGCAAAgtaaagag ATGATAGAGTATAAACaaatcaccaccacctccttcactcTGAcggaagaaggaaagacgATAAATGAGAATGGATCTCACGAAATTAGAGTATGGAAGGTCTTACCTGTCAAAGGTCAGGGCGAACCTGTGACTGTACAGGAAttacag AAACTTGTCGGTCCAGACGTAGCCAAAGTAGGACAATCGCGAGCATTCAAGAATAAGTGGATAGCGAAAGATGGAGCGGGTTTCGTAAGAGCT GTTGAAGCACCATCAGACGAAACTGCTGATCAGCTTCGTGAGATCAATGAGAAAGGTGATCACGCTGGTGGAGAGAGTGTGACGAAAGAGTTgcaaaagaggaaattgattcAACCTAA AAAACATATCCACTATTCCGTTACAAAGGGTTCAAAATTCTCCACAGAAGTGAAACAATTAGAGACAGATCTTACAGCTGACATGCTTCAGTC TGGTGCTTGGAAGGACTCCTCTTTCAAACAATACAACTTCGCTGCTACTGGTCAACCTACCGATGGGGGTGCTTTACATCCGTTACTGAAAGTCAGAGAGGAATTCAGGAATATCTTTTTCGACATGGG TTTCACTGAAATGCCCACCAACCGGTTCGTGGAATCTGCCTTCTGGAACTTCGACGCTATGTTTGTGCCTCAACAGCATCCTGCCAGAGAGATGCAGGATACTTTCTACGTGAAAG ACCCCGTTAAGGCCCTTCAACCAGATCCAGAGTATTACGAAAGGGTCCGAAAGATCcacgaagaaggtggatatggatctATAGGTTACAGAGCGCCTTTCtcaagggaagaaggtgaaaaacTGGTGTTGAGGACGCACACCACTGCCGTATCGACTGCCATGTTGTATGAATTGGCGAACCAGAAAGGTGGTTTCAAACCTGCCAAGATGTACAGTATTGATAGAGTATTCAG AAACGAGACTGCCGATGCTACCCATTTGGCGGAGTTCCACCAGGTTGAAGGTGTGGTGGCTGATTATAACATCACTTTGGGTAATTTGATCG CTTTCATGCAAGAGTTCTTTGCCAAGACTGGTAATCATAAACTCCGATTCAAACCTGCTTACAACCCTTACACCGAG CCAAGTATGGAAGTTTTCTCATGGCATGAAGGATTAGGGAAATGGATTGAAATCGCTAAT TCTGGTATCTTCCGACCCGAGATGTTGGAACCTATGGGTCTACCCAAAGGGGTCAGAGTATTGGGATGGGGTATGTCGTTAGAGAGACCAACGATGATCAAGTATAAGATATCCGATATAAGGACTTTGGTGGGACACAAGACTGATTTGGATCAAGTCAAGAAGAGACCCGCCGTAAGActggagaaaggtgatgattaG
- a CDS encoding COP9 signalosome complex subunit 5 translates to MSDIARKTFELNNDVQSVDPTAAIFQYPREEEKALEDDAPWSKDPHHFHTVKISAVALIKMVTHARSGGAYEIMGVMYGRVKDGVFWIMDAAALPVQGTETRVNAGNEAMEYMVSFQESSREAGKGELLRGWYHSHPGYGCWLSGIDVNTQLNQQKFNDPYLAVVIDPNRTVSAGKVEIGAFRTYPEGYKPPSSGTSQYQSIPMEKIEDFGVHADAYYPLKVEIYKTKLDEQLLDLLWNKYWVATLSSSLLTSNREYSTSQVKDLNAKLQVASSNLSSSTSNLKLKSAPAGQASAKGKGNIKDYVGVEEEDTALAKVAKDSSRIATEAQNGMISQLLKDKLFNTPLQAPLDPATARATVQGRQ, encoded by the exons ATGAGCGACATAGCGAGGAAGACCTTCGAGCTCAATAACGATGTACAG TCTGTCGATCCGACCGCTGCGATCTTTCAGTACCcaagggaagaggaaaaggcTTTAGAAGATGATGCACCTTGGTCGAAAGA TCCCCATCACTTCCATACCGTCAAGATCTCAGCCGTCGctctgatcaagatg GTCACGCACGCACGATCGGGAGGAGCTTATGAGATCATGGGAGTCATGTATGGTAGAGTGAAAGATGGAGTGTTCTGGATCATGGATGCAGCAGCTCTACCCGTTCAAGGTACCGAGACAAGAGTCAATGCAGGAAATGAG GCAATGGAGTATATGGTCAGCTTCCAAGAATCGTCGAGAGAAGCTGGAAAGGGAGAATTACTCAGAGGGTGGTATCACTC ACATCCTGGCTACGGCTGCTGGCTTTCCGGTATCGATGTGAATACTCAGCTCAACCAACAGAAATTCAACGACCCTTACCTCGCTGTCGTG ATCGATCCGAATAGAACAGTATCTGCTGGAAAAGTCGAAATTGGAGCTTTCCGAACCTATCCTGAA GGATACAAACCTCCCTCATCAGGTACCTCTCAATACCAATCGATACCTAtggagaagatagaagaCTTTGGTGTCCACGCGGATGCATACTACCCTCTTAAAGTTGAGATCTACAAGACCAAGCTGGATGAGCAATTGCTGGATCTGTTGTGGAACAAGTATTGGGTAGCTACATTGAGTTCAAGTCTTCTCACTTCT AATCGCGAATACTCGACCTCTCAAGTGAAAGATCTGAACGCCAAGCTTCAAGTCGCTTCATCAAACCTCAGTAGCTCGACGTCGAATCTCAAACTCAAATCAGCACCTGCTGGACAGGCTTCAGCAAAGGGCAAAGGTAATATAAAGGACTACGTGggagtcgaagaagaagataccgCTCTAGCCAAAGTCGCCAAGGATAG CTCACGTATCGCGACTGAAGCTCAAAACGGAATGATATCTCAGCTGCTCAAAGACAAGCTCTTCAACACTCCCCTGCAAGCCCCTTTGGATCCTGCCACAGCGAGAGCCACTGTACAGGGCAGGCAATGA